The following coding sequences lie in one Eschrichtius robustus isolate mEscRob2 chromosome 10, mEscRob2.pri, whole genome shotgun sequence genomic window:
- the OR13F1 gene encoding LOW QUALITY PROTEIN: olfactory receptor 13F1 (The sequence of the model RefSeq protein was modified relative to this genomic sequence to represent the inferred CDS: substituted 2 bases at 2 genomic stop codons), which yields MFXANLTSVTIFFFLGFSHYPKVEVIIFVLCLLMYLITLLGNIILISITILDSSLYTPMYFFLSNLSCLDVWYTSSAFPPMLINFVSGKNTTSFSGCAAQMYFSLAMGSAECVLLSMMAYDXYVAICNPLRYPIIMNKRICVQIAAGSWVAGCFTALVEPVSVLQLSLCGNSVINHFACEILAVLKLVCVDTSMAQLIMLVVTALLVPMLMLLICISYAFILSNILRISSVDGQSKAFSTCAAHLTVVVLFYGTALSMYLKPSSVDSQEIDKFMTLVYGTLTPILNPIIYSLRNKEVKAALKKLLFRNSLVMF from the coding sequence ATGTTCTAGGCAAATTTGACATctgtaacaatttttttcttcctgggatTTTCCCACTACCCCAAAGTTGAGGTCATCATATTTGTGCTGTGCTTGCTGATGTACCTGATCACCTTGCTGGGTAATATAATTCTGATCTCCATCACCATCCTGGATTCCAGCCTATACACACCCATGTACTTCTTCCTCAGCAACCTCTCTTGTTTAGATGTCTGGTACACCTCTTCTGCTTTCCCTCCAATGCTGATAAACTTTGTTTCAGGGAAAAACACTACCTCATTCTCAGGGTGTGCCGCTCAGATGTACTTCTCTCTTGCCATGGGCTCCGCTGAGTGTGTGCTCCTGTCCATGATGGCGTATGACTGATATGTGGCCATCTGCAACCCCCTGAGATACCCCATCATCATGAACAAGAGGATTTGTGTGCAGATTGCAGCTGGTTCCTGGGTGGCAGGCTGCTTCACTGCCCTGGTGGAACCAGTGTCTGTATTGCAGCTGTCTCTGTGTGGTAATAGTGTCATCAATCATTTTGCTTGTGAAATTCTGGCTGTCTTAAAACTTGTTTGTGTGGACACCTCCATGGCGCAGTTAATCATGCTGGTGGTCACCGCACTTCTTGTTCCTATGCTGATGCTTTTAATTTGTATCTCTTATGCTTTCATCCTCTCCAACATCCTGAGAATCAGCTCAGTGGATGGTCAAAGCAAAGCCTTTTCAACATGTGCAGCCCACCTGACTGTGGTGGTTTTGTTCTATGGGACAGCTCTCTCCATGTACCTGAAGCCCTCATCTGTAGATTCACaggaaatagataaatttatgaCTTTGGTGTATGGTACGTTAACCCCCATATTGAATCCTATCATCTATAGTCTACGAAACAAAGAGGTGAAAGCAGCTTTGAAAAAATTGCTGTTTAGAAATTCTTTGgtaatgttttaa